Proteins co-encoded in one Longimicrobium sp. genomic window:
- a CDS encoding aldo/keto reductase produces MAESAQNTSMPYRTLGRTGERVSAIGLGGWHLALPSVDKELAIRIVRSAIDRGVTFMDNSWDYNEGASERRMGKALKDGYRQKVFLMTKIDGRSRKAAARQLDESLERLKTDYVDLVQHHEIIRYEDPHRVFDENGAHAALLEAKAAGKVRYIGFTGHKDPHIHLHMLEVAREHGFTFDAAQMPLNVMDAHYRSFERLVVPELQRQGIGVLGMKSMANGIILKSGTVTATECLHYALNLPTSVVITGCDSMEVLDQAITAAESFRPMDAAQVGALLARTAEAAARGRFEPFKTSSIFDATASNPDWLGDEPKRLRELMPA; encoded by the coding sequence ATGGCGGAGAGCGCGCAGAATACGTCCATGCCGTACCGCACGCTCGGCCGCACGGGCGAGCGCGTGTCCGCCATCGGGCTGGGCGGCTGGCACCTGGCGCTGCCGTCGGTGGACAAGGAGCTGGCGATCCGCATCGTGCGCAGCGCCATCGACCGCGGCGTGACCTTCATGGACAACTCGTGGGACTACAACGAGGGCGCCAGCGAGCGGCGGATGGGAAAGGCGCTGAAGGACGGATACCGGCAGAAGGTGTTCCTGATGACGAAGATCGACGGCCGCTCGCGGAAGGCGGCCGCGCGGCAGCTGGACGAGTCGCTGGAGCGGCTGAAGACGGACTACGTGGACCTGGTGCAGCACCACGAGATCATCCGCTACGAGGACCCGCACCGCGTGTTCGACGAGAACGGCGCGCACGCGGCGCTCCTCGAGGCCAAGGCGGCCGGGAAGGTGCGCTACATCGGCTTCACCGGGCACAAGGACCCGCACATCCACCTGCACATGCTGGAGGTGGCGCGCGAGCACGGCTTCACCTTCGACGCCGCGCAGATGCCGCTGAACGTGATGGACGCGCACTACCGCAGCTTCGAGCGGCTGGTGGTGCCCGAACTGCAGCGGCAGGGGATCGGCGTGCTGGGGATGAAGAGCATGGCGAACGGGATCATCCTCAAGTCGGGCACGGTGACGGCGACGGAATGCCTGCACTATGCACTGAACCTGCCGACGAGCGTGGTGATCACCGGCTGCGACAGCATGGAGGTCCTGGACCAGGCCATCACCGCCGCCGAAAGCTTCCGCCCGATGGACGCCGCGCAGGTGGGTGCGCTCCTGGCGAGGACGGCCGAGGCCGCCGCGCGGGGCCGCTTCGAGCCGTTCAAGACCTCGTCGATCTTCGACGCCACGGCCAGCAACCCGGACTGGCTGGGCGACGAGCCCAAGCGCCTGCGGGAGCTGATGCCGGCGTAG